TCAAACACAAGGCCATGATCATGGCTAAGGCAGCGATACGCCGAGGTGTCTTCAGGAAAACACTAGAGGCAAAGAAGAGTGGATCTTTGATAAAGCGAAAGCCTCCTTCACACGCCTGCTGGTTCTTATACTCGCGCAGAATATCATCATTGCTCCATTGCTCTTGTTCCAAGAGATTGGTGGCTAAGATGAAACGACCTGCTTGCCGCCGATAGCGTTCGATGACTGGCTCATTGAGGGTTAAGGTAGCCTCAATAGAATAGGTGTAGTGAGTCACAACCGTTGCTTTTGTCGGTCGTCCAGCCTTTGAATAATGAGGTTTTTTGTGGATTTTGAGATCGTCAAGGGTGTGATACCTGAGGATTTTGCCAAAATCTTGGGCTGCAGCTAAAGCATCTGCAGGGCACAAGAAGGTCTGTTTGCAGAGGGTTTTAAGTGCAGTAGTTTTTTGGCTAAACGCCTGATCAATCCGCTTTTGCACTTGTTTGAGTCCAGAGTCTCTGCGAGCTTTACTTTCAACCACCAGCCACCGTTGTTGAATCTCTCCATAGGTACTACATACTTCGACAAAGCTATAGCCGTTGAGAGCACTGGGGTGAAACTGTGAACCCGGCAGCCCTTGTAATAAGTCTTGGGCTGCCGTTGAACTTGCTGGAACTCGGCTAATCCAAGATGTACTTCCTAATGCTTGCAGATTGTCGGCACTGTAGAGGGCACTATCAGCAACAATCACCTCTGGCTGTTGCTGACTCCACTGTTGCTTAAATTCATGGATGATAGGCACAAACGTACTTTTGTCCGCATCATTACCGTTGCCCACTTGTAAAAATAAAGGAATACCCCCGTCCCCACTCACCAGTAGGTTCAATACAAACTGCTTGAGATCACGACGATTGTCCCGTGAGTAGCCGTAGGTGATTTTCACGGGTATCGGCTCCTCTGATTCAGCCAGTGCAGGGGAGGGGGACTCAGGTGCAGAGGGGGATTCGTCTGACGCCTCAACCTGTGGTTTATCTAAGTATTGCCCCTCAACACTAAGGCTTGTCGCATCTAGATGCGCACACCTTAGAGCTACATCGAATTTCTGAACGACTGCCATTGCCACATGGATAAATATCTGGGTCACACCATAGGCATAGAGCTTGTCGAGGACTCGACCGATACGGGTATCGTTGAGGTGCTCTGGCAGTACACCTTGACCGAGTAAGTGCTCGGTTGCTTTGCTTTCGAAAAACTCACTAAATAAGTACAATGGAGCACTCAAAAAGCCCATACCATTTAGAATCAGGGCTTTGACAACTTGACCACAACTAACATTCTCTTGCTCGTGAGTACCTAATAATCGATCCACTATTTCGACAATGCCGATCTCATCGACGATACCGGCAATAATACCGAGATGGTCAATATCCTGAACGTCTATCTCTTGAGGTGAATACATGGACTTGCGTTGAGAGACAACCTCAAAATTATCCCTTGATGGTTAGTACCTGCTGAATGTCGGTTCTATTGAGTTTTCCCAAGAAAACAGTTTTCTCCCCTCAGAATGGGGACCAAATGCAGAAAATGAAACCTTGGTACAAGATCTTCGGCGTTGCTCAATGACGGGATGACTCACGCAGGAATAGGTACTTCCCCAAACTTGAGATAGTGGATCAATAGTCGAATTGAATGCTTGAGCATGTCCACCGATTTTGAATAACATAAAGTCTTGCGATGGAGCCGTGCCAAGTAATGTCGTAAACGTGTGTTTTCTCCCTCTACTCGTGTCATGTAGGTCTTGCTAACAATCTGGTCACCCTCTGGGATAAAGCCTGGATAGACGGGATTGCCATCACTGACCCAGAAAAAACATTGCCAACAGACGATTGCTTGCCATAACGGTCGAAAGGTCTCAGCACTATGGTCACCCACAACCCAGCCTAGAATGCCGGGGTGAAAATGATCCACCGCAGTCCAAATCCCAGCAATTGTAAATTCAATATTTCATGAGGTATCGGCTGCTATTCGAGGCTCTGGATCATCCAACATAAACTGGAGCAAATGCTCCCAACTCTCAAAGAGCAAGTATTTGGTCAAAGTCTGAATATCGTGAAAAAAGCCTTGTCGGGTTCCCCGTTGCTTTCGCATGCGTTGATAAGTGGAGTCCACCAAGTGCAAGACGGTATGAAATAAGAATGCCAACAGGTTGAGTACCAATAGCACAGCAGCAAGGTTCTTCTGACCATGACCAAAATTATGTTCTAAGTGATAGCCCTTGGTTTTGAGGACATTGTGTCCTTCATTCTCCGCTTTCCATCGGGCACGTCCAGCACTGACAATCTCGGCCACACTTTGGTCATTGATGAAATGGTGAGTAATGAACGCGTTGTGATACATAGTCTTTCCATCAGCAGCACGAGTAACAGAGACTTCGCACCAGTTGACCATCACTGCTGGTAGCTCCTCACGCAGGGGGATGCGATTGTAATAGCGATACTGACAAATTTCATGATAGCGACCGTTCCAGCCCCGAGTCTCTAGATGCTCAACATCTCCAATACCTTCTAAATACTCTACCCATTCATATAGCTCTGGATGGGAGGAGGGCAAACAGACAAAAATGAAGTTCAACTCATCCTCTAAACAAGTCTCCACCATCGGTTGACGGCTATAGAGGTCATCGCCAAGAACCGTAATCTTGGCTCCGTCAAACCCTTGAGCATGCCCCTTGATCCACCGTTTGGCCGCAGCGGTTTCACTATCCTGTTTCTCCGCACCATCTTGAGGACGAATGAACTCTGGGGCCAGAGAAATGACATGTTCAATTTCCGGACAAACGAGGACGGGCAACACGGCGGTGTGCGTATAGGTGACACTCCCATCCCGATGGGTTTTGGTAGAACACTGATCGCAACAAATCCGGTTTGAGGAAAAATACTCGCTGCCGTCTAGCCCTACCAACAGGTGTCCACCTAGAACCTTATATTGCTCTAGATAACCTCGTCGTAGGAGAACGCTATAAATTTGATAAAAAATGGGAAACAGAAGACGAAATGCGATCAAGTCCAAAACATTCTTGATTTGGTTGCTCGTGGGGAGTTCTGTTAACTCAAAGAGGGCTTGGGCGTTGTCACGACCATGACGACTATGAACATGGCGTTGGTACTCCAGAAACGAAGGACATTGCATAAAGAAGACAGCAAATGCGCCTAATACAATATCTTTGAGACTAAATTTGGTGCCATTACTGGGTTGACGTGGATCATCGAGGTGCTCAATGAGCTGATGTAGCCAGTGCAGTAAGAGAGGGAAATTTAGAACACCTTCATTCATCGTCTGGGGCTCTGCAAGTGTATGAATACATCCTCAACGACTACAACCTAGCTTGCCAAAATTTTGAATTTACAATTGCTGTCCAAATCCAGACCTTGTTGCGTTTTTGGCCCACAAAGGTTTCGAGTTCGTCTAACTCTCCTACCTGTGGGATATCGTCGGGGTTATAAGCATCAGGTAATAGAGCACCAACTTGTTGAACCCATTGAATCACAGTAGTATGAGCAACTCCGATGACTCGTTCAATGCCCTGAAAGCCCATCCCATTGACATACATTCTCAAGCACAGGCGTTTCGTCCAATCACTGTATCCACGCTTTGAGTAAGTTGAAAGAAACTGTCGTCCACAGGTCACACAGATATGGTTTTGCTTGCCTCGACGATGCCCATTCTTATGGATATGTTGACCACCACATTCTGGACACTTCATACAGACACCTCATGATGTTCGAAATAGTCATGAGTTTATCCTGACGCAATCAAATTCATCCCGTCATTGAGCAACGCCAGATCTTCAGATCAGGAACTTGAACGAACCAACTGGGCCAACGAAGCTTCCATAACATCCGTCGTTTGCCCAAACACCGAGAAAGCCAACGCTTCCCGATAGACCCGTTGGGCAGGATGGCCCATCAAATTGGCTCCACCTCGCCCACTAATGACAGCCGCATGGGCACAGCGATTGGCCAACTCAATCGCCCAGGCTCTAAGTTGCAGACGTTTAGGCAACGTTAATTCAGAGGTTTGCTGTTCCTGATAAATAGCCTGTCGACACGACTGCAGCTCCTGGTCCAATAACTGTCGAGCAGGTTCCACAAATTCCGGTAGCTTCGGACTAGAGAGAATATCTAAAGCAGCCTGAGCACATCCCAAAGCAAAAAAGCTATGGTGCAAACTATTTTTTGTATCGTTAGAGTGAATCCAGTCCGGTGGACGCATCACCACAACCGCTTCCTGCGAAAGTTGCCAGCGATTCAACCGTACCTTCACCGTTTGCGTAGCCCCCATCGCCGCCAAAGGCAGTGGATCACTACAAGTCATCATGCCGCTAGATTGAGAAACCGTTGCCAAAGGCACCAAGCCAAATACCGCCCGTCCATCCGCCAGTTGGGCTCCCACAATAAAGTGATTAAAACAGCCATATCCCGTTACCCAAGGAACTTCACCCGTAATTTCATAACCTGCATCCGTTGGAATCGCTTGAACCGGGGGCGGATTCTGGCGACGCAGATGGGAAAAGCCAATACCAATCAACACCTTACCGCTGCTCAGATGGGGGAGATATTTTTCCTTCAGAACTGTATTGGTACTTCGGGCAATAAGTGAGGCCGCACTTTGATGTTGGGTTTGCAAAAATGCCAATGCACCTGAATAGCGACTGACCAGTTCTTGAAACTGGCGAAATGTCAGTTCATCGAGATCTTGTCCACCCCATTCCTGATGTACTCGCAGCCCCAGCAACCCCTGACTTCCCAACTCATATAGGGCCTGAAACAAGGACTCAGAACTTTGGTCAATCTGCATCGCTTGCGGCGCAATCATCCCCCGCAAAAAGTCTTCAGCCTGCTCAAGAAAAGTCATTCAATCTGCCTCTACAGACTCACACAGCCCAAGACCAAGGGCTGAGCGCAGCCAAAGCCCGGTGCAACAAGACACTAGACCACTCAGGAAGCCGCAGAGGCCAGCTCTTCTTCTTCTGACTCTTCTTCTTCCTCAATTTCTAAAGTCGTTCGTGGAGCCTGAGACAAGATCAGCCCATCCTCATCCCAATCCACCAGAATGGTGTCACCACTGGTAAACGTATTCTCCAGAATCTTGGTGGCAATCGGATTTTCTAGTTCCCGCTGCAAGGCTCGCTTCAGGGGACGGGCACCGTAAACCGGGTCATATCCCGCTTCTACAATATGTTCTAATGCCTCATCCGAAATCTGAATCGCCAGCTTCTGTTCTGCTAAAAGTGCTTCAATCCGCTTCAACTGAATCTTGACAATCGATCCGAGCTGTTCCCGATTGAGGGTATGGAACATGGTGATTTCATCAATGCGGTTGAGAAACTCAGGACGAAAGTGCGATCGCAACGCCTCCAACACCTTCATCTGCATCTCTAGATACCGTTCTTCTTCCTCCGAGGATTCGGTAATATGCTCACTGCCAATGTTGCTGGTTAAGACAATAATCGTATTGCAAAAGTTGACGGTTCGTCCTTGGGCATCTGTGATCCGACCATCGTCCAAAACTTGCAGCAGAATATTAAAAATTTCCGGGTGAGCCTTCTCCACCTCATCCAACAACACCACCGAATAGGGACGACGGCGCACCATCTCCGAGAGCTGTCCGCCCTCTTCATACCCCACATATCCCGGAGAAGCACCGACTAAGCGGGACACAGCATGCTTTTCCATATATTCAGACATATCAATCCGAATAATGGCATCTTCCGTATCAAACAAGAACTGAGCCAAAGCCCGGGCCAGCTCCGTTTTACCCACCCCAGTCGGTCCCAAAAACATAAAGGAACCAATGGGACGATTCGGATCTTTCATTCCCGCTCTGGCTCGGCGGATGGCAGCCGACACCGCTTCAACGGCATCTTCTTGACCAATCACCCGCTCATGGAGATGATCTTCCAACTGCAATAACTTCTGACGTTCTGACTCCAGCAACCGACTCACCGGAATGCCCGTCCAGTTAGCCACCACTTCGGCGATATCTTCTTCCGTCACCTCTTCCCTGAGAAGCGTTGGCCCCTTGGCGCGAATCGCCAATAGCTTCACTTCACGCTCTTCCAAGTCCTGC
The Acaryochloris marina S15 genome window above contains:
- a CDS encoding acyl-CoA dehydrogenase family protein translates to MTFLEQAEDFLRGMIAPQAMQIDQSSESLFQALYELGSQGLLGLRVHQEWGGQDLDELTFRQFQELVSRYSGALAFLQTQHQSAASLIARSTNTVLKEKYLPHLSSGKVLIGIGFSHLRRQNPPPVQAIPTDAGYEITGEVPWVTGYGCFNHFIVGAQLADGRAVFGLVPLATVSQSSGMMTCSDPLPLAAMGATQTVKVRLNRWQLSQEAVVVMRPPDWIHSNDTKNSLHHSFFALGCAQAALDILSSPKLPEFVEPARQLLDQELQSCRQAIYQEQQTSELTLPKRLQLRAWAIELANRCAHAAVISGRGGANLMGHPAQRVYREALAFSVFGQTTDVMEASLAQLVRSSS
- a CDS encoding IS1634 family transposase; this translates as MYSPQEIDVQDIDHLGIIAGIVDEIGIVEIVDRLLGTHEQENVSCGQVVKALILNGMGFLSAPLYLFSEFFESKATEHLLGQGVLPEHLNDTRIGRVLDKLYAYGVTQIFIHVAMAVVQKFDVALRCAHLDATSLSVEGQYLDKPQVEASDESPSAPESPSPALAESEEPIPVKITYGYSRDNRRDLKQFVLNLLVSGDGGIPLFLQVGNGNDADKSTFVPIIHEFKQQWSQQQPEVIVADSALYSADNLQALGSTSWISRVPASSTAAQDLLQGLPGSQFHPSALNGYSFVEVCSTYGEIQQRWLVVESKARRDSGLKQVQKRIDQAFSQKTTALKTLCKQTFLCPADALAAAQDFGKILRYHTLDDLKIHKKPHYSKAGRPTKATVVTHYTYSIEATLTLNEPVIERYRRQAGRFILATNLLEQEQWSNDDILREYKNQQACEGGFRFIKDPLFFASSVFLKTPRRIAALAMIMALCLMVYSLGQRQLRNALEQVQTTLPNQKGKQTMKPTLRWILQCFQAVHLVWLDGAKHLIKLNSRQQLILPFLGKGCKKYYLLC
- a CDS encoding ISNCY family transposase → MNEGVLNFPLLLHWLHQLIEHLDDPRQPSNGTKFSLKDIVLGAFAVFFMQCPSFLEYQRHVHSRHGRDNAQALFELTELPTSNQIKNVLDLIAFRLLFPIFYQIYSVLLRRGYLEQYKVLGGHLLVGLDGSEYFSSNRICCDQCSTKTHRDGSVTYTHTAVLPVLVCPEIEHVISLAPEFIRPQDGAEKQDSETAAAKRWIKGHAQGFDGAKITVLGDDLYSRQPMVETCLEDELNFIFVCLPSSHPELYEWVEYLEGIGDVEHLETRGWNGRYHEICQYRYYNRIPLREELPAVMVNWCEVSVTRAADGKTMYHNAFITHHFINDQSVAEIVSAGRARWKAENEGHNVLKTKGYHLEHNFGHGQKNLAAVLLVLNLLAFLFHTVLHLVDSTYQRMRKQRGTRQGFFHDIQTLTKYLLFESWEHLLQFMLDDPEPRIAADTS